Genomic segment of Calderihabitans maritimus:
TGGAACTGCTAGCGGCGGAGGAAGAAAAACACCAGGAAGACTTCGCCCAGCTGGGGAAGGACCTAGAGCCTGTAGACCCCCCCGGAAAATTATCCCGGAGAGTACTTGGATTACATGCAGTCCCTGGTCGAGACACACCTGTTCAGAGACAGGGAGGGGGCAAATCGCCTCGTTGAGGAGACGAAAACAGAGAAGGAAGTGCTGAATCTGGCTGTAAGGCTGGAGAAAGATAGTATCCTGTTTTTTAAAAGCCTGAGCGGGATGGTTAAGCCAGAAAAACGAAAGATTATAGAGGATCTCATTGCCCAGGAAGAGCTGCATCTTTCTAAACTGGCACAATTGAGAAGAGAAATTGAAGGGTAAGGAGGTGTGTCATGAATAAATGGAAATGCCTGGAGTGCGGGTACACGGTGGAGGCGGAGATTCCTCCTGAAATTT
This window contains:
- a CDS encoding ferritin family protein — translated: MWHLSLFEPAELVQVAIEMERAGTIFYRRMAERVAHPQIKSLLELLAAEEEKHQEDFAQLGKDLEPVDPPGKLSRRVLGLHAVPGRDTPVQRQGGGKSPR